A window of uncultured Litoreibacter sp. contains these coding sequences:
- a CDS encoding beta-galactosidase: MNRSIGVCYYPEHWPEDIWEQDAADMAKAGLTWVRIGEFAWSRMEPEPGDLQLEWLDRSIAILGEAGLKVVLGTPTATPPRWMVEKHPDMFAVDETGNIRGFGSRRHYCFSHEGYRAESRRITEILAQRYGANPYVAAWQTDNEYGCHDTTLSYSDAAQAAFRDWLAQKYQSTDALNRAWGNIFWSMEYDTFDQIGLPNLTVTEPNPSHALAFRRFSSDQVAAFNLEQVRIIKAHSDAPILHNYMGRITDFDHFAVGADLDIASWDSYPLGFLEDRMEDGDAHKRTYAQQGDPDFQAFHHDLYRAVGRGRWWIMEQQPGPVNWAPVNPAPLPGMCRLWAWEAFAHGAEAVCYFRWRQAPFAQEQMHAGLLRPDRSPAPALAEASQVAEEIAQLPDVSTAKAQVGLVFDYASAWAWDVQPQGAGFDYFRLVFEYYRGLRKLGLDIDILPPDCADLSPYKLVLAPGVLTLSDALLGALNTFDGVALIGPRSNTKTEELTIPTPLPPNLPGLDATITHTETFRADMERSLESSGAIRHLQEHLEGSATILDQTAEGVPILIGNDQIQYLAAWPDEAALGRILSALCQKQGIQTRPVSAGLRIRRTNTHVFAFNYGLEPVNFDGQTIQPAGVYWTTI, from the coding sequence ATGAACCGTAGCATTGGCGTTTGCTACTACCCCGAACACTGGCCCGAAGATATCTGGGAACAAGATGCCGCCGACATGGCCAAGGCCGGCCTAACTTGGGTGCGGATCGGGGAATTTGCCTGGTCCAGAATGGAACCGGAGCCTGGCGACCTGCAACTTGAGTGGCTGGACCGCAGTATCGCCATTCTGGGTGAGGCCGGGCTGAAGGTTGTCTTGGGGACACCGACAGCGACGCCTCCACGCTGGATGGTTGAAAAACATCCCGACATGTTCGCGGTAGATGAGACCGGCAATATCCGAGGCTTTGGGTCGCGCAGGCATTATTGTTTCAGTCACGAAGGCTACAGGGCTGAGAGCCGGCGCATCACCGAGATTTTGGCGCAGCGCTATGGCGCAAACCCGTATGTCGCCGCGTGGCAAACCGACAATGAATATGGCTGCCACGACACCACACTGTCATACTCAGATGCAGCGCAGGCGGCGTTTCGGGACTGGCTTGCGCAAAAGTATCAATCGACCGATGCGTTGAACCGAGCCTGGGGCAATATCTTCTGGTCGATGGAGTACGACACGTTCGACCAAATTGGCCTTCCCAACCTGACAGTCACAGAACCCAATCCATCCCATGCGCTTGCATTCAGACGATTTAGCTCTGATCAAGTCGCGGCTTTCAACCTTGAACAGGTGCGGATCATCAAAGCGCATTCTGACGCCCCGATCCTGCACAACTACATGGGTCGGATCACCGATTTTGATCACTTTGCGGTCGGCGCGGACCTCGATATCGCGTCTTGGGACAGCTACCCGCTGGGCTTCCTTGAGGACCGCATGGAAGACGGCGATGCCCACAAACGCACTTATGCACAGCAGGGCGACCCTGATTTTCAGGCTTTCCACCATGATCTCTACCGTGCCGTCGGACGCGGCCGCTGGTGGATCATGGAGCAGCAACCTGGCCCGGTGAATTGGGCCCCGGTCAACCCCGCCCCCCTTCCAGGCATGTGCCGCCTTTGGGCGTGGGAAGCTTTTGCACACGGCGCTGAGGCGGTGTGCTATTTCCGCTGGCGGCAAGCCCCATTTGCGCAGGAACAGATGCATGCTGGCCTTCTGAGGCCAGACCGTTCCCCTGCACCCGCTTTGGCAGAGGCGAGCCAGGTCGCCGAAGAAATAGCGCAGCTGCCGGATGTGTCGACTGCCAAGGCACAAGTCGGGCTGGTCTTTGACTACGCATCAGCTTGGGCGTGGGACGTTCAGCCGCAAGGGGCCGGTTTCGACTACTTCCGGCTTGTATTCGAGTATTATCGGGGGTTGCGCAAACTCGGCCTTGATATCGACATTCTGCCGCCTGATTGCGCTGACCTGTCCCCCTACAAGCTGGTCTTGGCCCCTGGGGTTCTAACGCTTTCGGACGCGTTGCTCGGTGCGCTCAATACTTTTGATGGCGTCGCGCTAATCGGCCCGCGCAGCAACACCAAAACAGAAGAGCTTACTATCCCAACCCCGCTTCCACCAAACCTGCCTGGGCTTGATGCGACCATCACCCATACCGAAACCTTCCGGGCCGACATGGAACGCTCCCTGGAAAGCAGCGGCGCAATCAGGCATTTGCAAGAACATTTGGAAGGCTCGGCGACGATATTGGATCAGACTGCTGAAGGTGTCCCGATTCTGATCGGCAATGATCAGATCCAATATCTCGCCGCATGGCCCGATGAAGCGGCGCTAGGGCGCATCCTGTCCGCTCTATGCCAGAAACAGGGTATTCAGACGCGACCCGTCTCGGCCGGTCTTCGTATCCGCCGGACTAACACCCACGTCTTCGCGTTTAACTACGGGCTGGAGCCGGTGAACTTCGATGGCCAAACCATCCAACCTGCGGGCGTCTACTGGACAACAATATAA
- a CDS encoding FAD-binding oxidoreductase translates to MQLLETLKRIVGDAHVLTGDDAAPFGKDWTGKYISTPLAVVRPATTQEVSAVVKTCSVADVPIVPVSGNTGLSGGAYAEGAIMISLSRMNAIREIRPDARVAIVDAGVVLSSLHEAVDAHDLVFPLFFGARGSAMIGGVLSTNAGGSNVLRYGNTRALCLGLEVVLPDGRIMDLMSELHKDNTGYDLKHLMIGAEGTLGLITAAVLKLSPKPLAYATAMVATPDLPGALSLLNQLQSATGGAVEAFEYMPRAYVERHIARIPGAREPFDAPYDVNILVEVGATAPRDADVQPDGSVPVTNYLEEVLSGMLEDGTVLDAVVAKSDGQRAQMWERRESAAEVTLTTPTLVDNDVSVPVDKVGTFLDRITERVQKLDPGAAELTVSHLGDGNLHYTVFPNQTDAEHRDLIRQQVEEVTRELGGSFSAEHGIGLTKLPSMTRNKDAVSMDVMRLIKAALDPKGIMNPGKVIPKV, encoded by the coding sequence ATGCAGCTGCTGGAAACACTCAAACGTATCGTGGGTGATGCGCATGTTTTGACCGGCGACGACGCGGCCCCCTTTGGCAAAGACTGGACCGGCAAATACATTTCCACCCCTTTGGCCGTAGTGCGTCCGGCCACCACGCAAGAGGTCAGTGCTGTAGTGAAGACCTGCAGCGTCGCTGACGTTCCGATTGTTCCTGTGTCGGGCAATACTGGTCTCTCCGGTGGGGCGTACGCGGAAGGTGCGATCATGATTTCGCTGTCTCGTATGAATGCCATCCGTGAAATTCGCCCCGACGCCCGCGTGGCCATTGTGGACGCGGGTGTTGTGTTGTCCTCCCTCCACGAGGCTGTGGACGCACATGATCTGGTTTTCCCGCTGTTTTTCGGCGCGCGTGGCTCGGCCATGATAGGCGGGGTTCTGTCTACGAATGCCGGCGGCTCCAACGTGCTGCGATACGGCAATACCCGCGCGTTGTGTTTGGGATTAGAGGTGGTGCTGCCCGACGGCCGCATCATGGACCTGATGAGCGAACTGCACAAAGACAACACCGGCTACGATCTGAAACACCTGATGATCGGGGCGGAAGGAACGCTTGGTCTGATCACTGCAGCTGTTTTGAAGCTGAGCCCGAAACCGCTGGCCTATGCGACCGCGATGGTGGCCACACCTGACCTACCCGGGGCGCTTTCGTTACTCAATCAGTTGCAATCGGCGACAGGCGGCGCGGTTGAAGCGTTTGAATACATGCCGCGGGCCTATGTCGAGCGTCATATCGCGCGCATTCCAGGCGCGCGTGAGCCGTTTGACGCCCCCTATGACGTGAATATCCTTGTTGAAGTCGGGGCGACCGCACCACGCGACGCAGACGTACAACCGGATGGCAGCGTGCCGGTGACGAACTATTTGGAAGAGGTTCTGAGTGGTATGCTTGAGGACGGGACCGTCCTTGATGCGGTGGTGGCCAAATCTGATGGGCAACGCGCCCAGATGTGGGAACGCCGCGAATCCGCGGCCGAAGTGACGCTGACAACGCCCACTTTGGTGGATAACGACGTCTCTGTACCGGTGGACAAGGTAGGGACCTTCCTCGATCGCATCACCGAGCGTGTTCAAAAGCTGGATCCCGGCGCGGCGGAATTGACTGTGTCACATCTGGGCGACGGCAACCTTCACTACACTGTCTTCCCAAATCAAACAGACGCGGAACACCGCGACCTTATCCGCCAACAAGTTGAAGAGGTGACCCGCGAGCTGGGGGGCAGCTTCTCGGCAGAGCATGGCATCGGGCTGACGAAACTGCCCAGCATGACCCGCAACAAGGATGCCGTCAGCATGGATGTTATGCGCCTCATCAAAGCGGCGTTGGACCCAAAGGGCATCATGAACCCCGGCAAGGTCATTCCCAAGGTGTAA
- a CDS encoding mechanosensitive ion channel family protein, giving the protein MLTRFLFALCAAFVLLLNPAFAQEQAAEADSADVEVTDPTASVSVEPVARDEEIEERILEILRATGWFTGAQVNATDGIVFLDGRAITEEHKIWARNLATNTQDVVAVVNRITVTQEVNWSFAPALKEIKNVTLRAATSLPLIIFAIVILPIAWWLSATVAGLMRRWLLGGMESPLLRDIFSRILALPIFLIGLYVVLQVAGLTQLAFSLLGGAGVLGIIVGFAFRDIAENFLASLLLSIRRPFRSGDYIDVGGMQGSVQSMNTRSTVLLSSEGNHIQIPNATIFKSTIVNYSASPIRRETIEVGVGYDASIARTQEIVMEMLDAHDAVIKEPHPMVLVDSLGASTVNIKSYFWIDARNYSVLKVKSAILRQVKRVLTEEGISMPDDAREVIFPQGVPVLQLAGAAEKKAKALADRDIRESAEESALAEPSVSDAESNLTNEQTELEVLTSEAEIPENDTDLLAEKS; this is encoded by the coding sequence ATGTTGACCCGCTTTCTTTTCGCGCTTTGCGCCGCTTTCGTCCTCTTACTCAACCCAGCCTTTGCGCAGGAACAAGCGGCGGAGGCCGACAGTGCGGATGTCGAGGTTACCGACCCCACTGCATCTGTCTCGGTAGAGCCGGTTGCCCGAGACGAAGAAATCGAGGAGCGTATCCTCGAAATCCTCCGTGCAACTGGCTGGTTCACAGGGGCGCAGGTGAATGCGACTGACGGTATCGTCTTTCTGGATGGGCGGGCGATAACGGAAGAGCACAAAATCTGGGCTCGCAACCTGGCCACAAACACCCAAGATGTCGTGGCAGTGGTGAATAGAATAACAGTCACGCAAGAGGTGAACTGGTCTTTCGCCCCGGCGCTCAAGGAAATCAAGAACGTCACCTTGCGCGCTGCAACGTCCCTGCCGCTGATCATCTTTGCGATCGTCATTCTCCCAATCGCGTGGTGGCTATCTGCGACCGTCGCGGGGCTGATGCGCCGGTGGCTGCTTGGCGGCATGGAATCCCCTCTTTTGCGCGACATCTTCTCTCGCATTCTAGCCCTGCCGATTTTCCTCATTGGTTTGTATGTCGTTTTGCAGGTTGCAGGGTTGACGCAGCTGGCGTTCTCGTTGCTCGGCGGTGCCGGTGTCCTGGGTATCATCGTCGGTTTCGCATTCCGTGACATCGCGGAGAACTTTCTGGCCTCCCTGCTCTTGTCGATCCGGCGCCCGTTCCGATCCGGTGACTACATTGATGTTGGCGGTATGCAGGGGTCGGTTCAGTCCATGAACACCAGGTCCACGGTGTTGTTGTCCTCAGAGGGGAACCATATCCAAATCCCGAACGCCACAATCTTCAAAAGCACCATCGTCAATTACAGCGCGTCGCCGATCCGGCGCGAAACCATTGAGGTTGGCGTAGGGTATGACGCCTCCATCGCGCGGACGCAGGAAATCGTCATGGAGATGCTTGACGCGCATGACGCGGTCATCAAAGAACCGCACCCGATGGTTTTGGTCGACTCTTTGGGAGCGTCAACGGTGAACATCAAATCCTATTTCTGGATTGATGCGCGCAACTATTCGGTCCTCAAGGTCAAATCGGCCATCCTACGTCAGGTCAAACGCGTACTGACTGAAGAGGGCATCTCGATGCCGGATGACGCGCGCGAAGTGATCTTCCCGCAAGGTGTGCCGGTGCTGCAGCTTGCCGGTGCGGCTGAGAAGAAAGCGAAGGCCTTGGCCGACCGCGACATTCGCGAAAGCGCCGAGGAGAGCGCCTTGGCCGAACCGAGCGTGTCAGATGCCGAAAGCAACCTGACCAACGAACAGACCGAGCTTGAAGTGCTCACATCGGAAGCCGAAATTCCCGAAAACGACACCGACCTTTTGGCAGAGAAAAGCTAA
- a CDS encoding D-alanyl-D-alanine carboxypeptidase family protein — protein sequence MGLCVLAFAVSASSVAAAPYAAMVMDARSGKVLHARNADTRLHPASLTKMMTLYVTFEAIRRGELTLDTKVKISRKAAAEQPSKLGLKAGQRIAIRYLIRAAAVKSANDAATALGEAVSGSEAAFARRMTRTAKALGMTNTTFKNAHGLTESGHMSTARDMTTLGRHMIYDYPQYYNLFSRQTTHAGVKQVSNTNRRFLQNYKGADGIKTGYTRAAGFNLVASAEKGNERIIATMFGGSSTAARNARVAELLDMGFKRAPSNTALRKPSLPSYRGVKEEPKIIKVKPTITAVPRSPRPTERPEAAPSPEMLLAVVKDVNEQVTSAREEVQVAKAASAPTVTPIKRPGNLVTAALQPTEIVRKPAQRQIITRASTSGGRHWGITLGYHTTRHSAERMLLQTALQEIETLSDALRKVANKPKGWEANFVGMTKERANLACARLEARGQQCETRGPTG from the coding sequence ATGGGCCTATGTGTTTTGGCGTTTGCGGTATCCGCATCGTCAGTGGCAGCTGCGCCTTACGCAGCGATGGTGATGGACGCACGGTCCGGCAAGGTGCTGCACGCACGAAACGCCGACACCAGGCTTCATCCGGCATCCTTGACCAAGATGATGACGCTCTACGTCACGTTTGAGGCGATCCGCCGGGGCGAGCTGACGCTTGATACCAAGGTCAAGATTTCTCGCAAGGCCGCCGCCGAACAACCCTCCAAGCTGGGGTTGAAAGCAGGTCAGCGCATTGCGATCCGGTATCTGATCCGCGCAGCAGCCGTGAAGTCCGCCAATGACGCGGCCACGGCCTTGGGCGAGGCAGTATCCGGCAGCGAGGCCGCCTTTGCACGCCGCATGACCCGTACCGCCAAGGCGCTGGGCATGACCAACACGACCTTCAAGAATGCACATGGTCTGACGGAAAGCGGCCATATGTCGACAGCGCGTGACATGACCACGCTTGGGCGTCACATGATTTATGACTACCCGCAATACTATAACCTGTTTTCCCGCCAGACGACGCATGCCGGGGTCAAACAGGTGTCCAACACCAACCGTCGCTTCCTGCAGAATTACAAAGGCGCTGACGGGATCAAAACCGGTTACACCCGCGCTGCCGGTTTCAACCTTGTGGCATCCGCCGAGAAGGGCAACGAGCGGATCATCGCGACCATGTTTGGCGGCAGCTCAACCGCGGCGCGGAACGCCCGTGTCGCCGAGTTGCTGGATATGGGGTTCAAACGGGCCCCGTCGAATACCGCATTGCGCAAACCATCTTTGCCAAGCTATCGCGGCGTCAAAGAAGAGCCGAAAATCATCAAGGTCAAACCAACCATCACCGCCGTGCCCCGCAGCCCACGACCCACCGAACGGCCTGAAGCAGCGCCTTCACCAGAGATGTTGCTTGCGGTGGTGAAAGATGTGAATGAGCAGGTGACCTCCGCCCGCGAAGAGGTTCAGGTGGCCAAGGCTGCAAGTGCCCCAACCGTAACGCCGATCAAACGTCCCGGTAACCTCGTGACGGCGGCGTTGCAGCCGACCGAAATTGTCCGCAAACCCGCCCAGAGACAAATCATCACCCGGGCGTCCACCTCTGGTGGGCGACACTGGGGAATTACATTGGGCTATCACACGACACGCCACTCGGCTGAGCGGATGCTGTTGCAGACCGCGTTGCAGGAGATCGAGACCTTGAGCGACGCTTTGAGAAAGGTCGCGAACAAGCCCAAAGGGTGGGAAGCGAATTTTGTGGGGATGACCAAGGAACGGGCCAATCTTGCCTGTGCGCGGCTCGAAGCGCGTGGTCAGCAATGCGAGACCAGAGGGCCCACTGGCTAG